From Etheostoma cragini isolate CJK2018 chromosome 10, CSU_Ecrag_1.0, whole genome shotgun sequence, the proteins below share one genomic window:
- the LOC117952265 gene encoding protocadherin gamma-C5-like produces the protein MYFTELGMTKKMGYRDWRWQALWWHYFFFMWSTINGQTRYSIPEELKQGSVVGNLAKDLGLGLSEIFERKLRVASEAGEQYFSVDAGKGELVVNDRIDREALCGQSASCVLPLQLVIEDPLQLHRIEVEIRDINDNSPSFLSNELSLKLAEVAAVGTRFPLESATDPDVGSNSLKSYTLSKNECCSLKIKDMEGGKTVPELVLEKPLDREKKAVHKIILNALDGGNPVRSGTLQITIHVLDTNDNFPVFEKNIYKVALGEKSLHGAVVIKPKATDADEGLNGEIEFSFDSRTPESVLSLFDIDPLTGEITLKGELDYETTNSYDIDVSAKDKGSPEMEGHCRVQVDITDFNDNAPEIVFTSQPKPIREDSPSGTVVALISARDLDSSDNGKVTLQLTEGSPFNLKPSFSNNYALVTNRLLDRESFSAYNIEITASDAGSPPLFSKKMIPVSITDVNDNPPIFSQPSYNVYLKENGVPGSVLYSVSASDLDFGENAKMSYSILDSKVQDVSVSSYVYINSDNAPGPLRVSR, from the exons atgtattttactgAATTAGGGATGACAAAGAAAATGGGATACCGAGACTGGAGATGGCAGGCTCTTTGGTGGCATTACTTCTTTTTCATGTGGAGTACAATAAACGGACAGACTCGTTACAGCATCCCAGAGGAACTAAAACAGGGATCTGTGGTAGGAAATCTAGCCAAAGATCTGGGTTTGGGACTATCGGAGATTTTTGAACGTAAATTGCGTGTCGCCTCTGAGGCTGGTGAGCAGTATTTCAGTGTGGATGCGGGGAAGGGCGAGCTGGTGGTGAATGACAGAATAGACAGAGAGGCTTTATGTGGACAAAGCGCCAGCTGTGTGTTGCCTCTGCAATTGGTTATTGAAGACCCGCTGCAGTTACACCGAATTGAGGTGGAAATAAGAGATATTAATGACAATTCTCCAAGTTTCCTTTCAAATGAATTATCTTTAAAATTAGCCGAAGTAGCGGCAGTTGGCACGCGCTTTCCTTTAGAGAGCGCAACAGACCCCGACGTTGGAAGCAATTCACTCAAATCATATACTCTTAGTAAAAATGAATGTTGTTcccttaaaataaaagatatggAGGGTGGTAAGACCGTTCCAGAACTCGTTTTAGAAAAGCCTCTAGATCGAGAGAAAAAAGCAGTTCACAAAATAATACTAAACGCTTTAGACGGTGGGAATCCAGTACGATCTGGAACCTTACAAATAACCATACACGTGCTTGATACAAACGATAACTTTcctgtgtttgaaaaaaacatttacaaagtaGCTTTGGGTGAAAAAAGTTTACATGGGGCTGTTGTTATAAAGCCCAAAGCAACAGATGCAGATGAAGGTTTAAATGGTGAAATTGAATTCTCATTTGATTCTCGGACACCAGAATCTGTATTGTCACTCTTCGATATTGACCCCTTAACAGGTGAAATTACCCTGAAAGGAGAGTTAGACTATGAAACTACCAACTCGTATGACATTGATGTATCTGCAAAAGATAAAGGCAGCCCTGAAATGGAAGGCCACTGTCGTGTGCAGGTTGACATTACTGATTTCAATGACAATGCTCCAGAAATAGTTTTCACTTCTCAGCCAAAGCCAATACGCGAAGACTCGCCAAGTGGCACTGTAGTGGCTTTGATCAGTGCGCGAGACCTTGACTCCAGTGATAACGGTAAAGTGACGTTACAACTCACCGAAGGTTCTCCTTTTAATCTGAAACCTTCTTTTTCTAATAATTATGCACTGGTTACAAATCGTTTATTAGACCGAGAGAGCTTCTCGGCGTATAATATTGAGATAACAGCCAGTGATGCAGGTTCTCCTCCTCTGTTTAGTAAGAAAATGATACCTGTCAGCATCACTGATGTGAACGACAACCCTCCTATATTCAGTCAGCCCTCctataatgtgtatttaaaagagAATGGGGTACCAGGCTCTGTACTGTACTCAGTGTCAGCATCTGACCTGGATTTTGGTGAAAATGCCAAAATGTCTTACTCTATTCTGGACTCTAAAGTGCAGGACGTTTCTGTCTCATCTTATGTTTACATTAACTCAGATAACG CACCTGGACCTTTGAGAGTCAGCAGGTGA